The genomic stretch aatcacataacttTAGTCTAATAGAAATATAGTACAGGTAAGAGAGAAAGTATTTATCAGGATGTGCTCTTTAAGTCcatctcatttttaatataaatgtacATCTGATTACATATACAAACATTTGGAAAGGTCTGTGATATACTGATATTACTGGTAAACAACAGGGGATGAAGAATTTCCTGTGATCTTAGAATATTCATTTGAAATCACACATATGTGTAAGACTAAAATCCTCCAGGTGTAGACTTCCTAGGTCTGTATCTATGTTGTAGTCTACTGAGATTGCATGAGTAAATTCCAGTGAATCAACTTCAGTGAGAAAGGTAAGTGATGTGAAGAGGGACATAACTTTATATTGAATTATTAGTAGTAAACATTTTATCATGCAACATGAGTAAATCAATAACTGAAAACTGTAATCAGAGTGATAATATTGGGGCATCCTCATATCATAAGAGACTGTCGCAAGTAACTTTAGACACACTTCACCTTACCAAAAAGAACATAATACAGAGTAACAAAAACCACAGCAAATTATAGATCCTGTAACACATGTCCAATTAGCGTTGTAtttctataaattatttaaatgggaatgaaaagaacattaaaaacatAGGAATTTTTTTCTGGGATTCATATCAGCAAGTATTCACCACTATACCTATAGTTTCTTCAAATACCTTTAATAACTAATTCCTTCTATTATTGAGACTACTGTgaattattttattgtaattacTTTTGCCCCTTAAAATCTTCTTTAGGTTCTGCCAATTGATGGAGGAAGCTTCTATTTAAAACTCCAATGGGATGAGAAGAATTTTAATTACGGCTTAATCAGCAGCAGAGCCACCAAGCATATAAATTATCATGCACATCGTGCTAAAAATATCCagtttcctttatccccacaACTTTATGCTGACAGCACTTATGTGACAATGTTGTACCTGCCAGTctttaaacttctttgttttattggcaAATTTCAGCATGAGCCTCTGCTAAGGCCGCTAACAGCACTGGTGCTTTGTGTACTTATCCAAATATGTAAATATGGTTTACACAATAAAACAGCTCCAAATAAAACTGATGGAAATTATCTGACATTCCATTGGTGTGTCCCTTGTGCATATTCatagttgttttgtatttttgtgttttatatttcagacatagttctttcctttttggtgttCCACATGCCTAATTCCATTATGTAACTgaaatcttcaaaaaaattagctCTTGAATGTGAATGAAAAAGTATCATTCAGAACAATTGCTTCAAGcaattgaaatttgtttttaaagttgatttgtgtgtatgtatgtatatatatatatatacatatatatatacaattcatttttttcaaaacccCCAAAGTTCTTGATATGTATATTCACATAATATCCCTCTTTATTTAAATAGTGAGAGTCTTGTAGGTTGAAAGCCAAGGAATCTTCAGTAATCTTTTACTGCAATCCATCAAAAAAATAGTTTGTTTCTCTGATCTGGCTATACCCTGGTTGTTGAATGtgaatgggggtggggatggggatggggcaGTGTATTGTTCTGTCCTCCAGTAAATGTATTGAATGTGTGTAAGGGCTGAATCCCTGGTATAGTGTTGGGAATCATTGTAATGGTGTTTGGTGTCATTAAGGGAACATCATCAGGTGACCTCCTCATAGCTAGTGTGTAATCTGGGGGACAGGCGGTCCGAAGAACCACCTCATGTGGATGGATGGACTCACATTCATGATCCAAATCAGTGTGCTTCATTTGGAGGGAcatgatttcttcttcttgtgcATGGGTCAGATCATTGGTGGTGGTGCGCTGTGGGCTGCATCTCCTGTGAACATCATGTCTCCGCTTATCCTTTTTGTAGTACAACGCTGCAAAGGCCAAGATATTCAGAAACAGCAAGGATGCTCCAACTGCAATAGTGACACTTAGCTCTGTTGAATAGTCCCTCTGATCCACTGAAAATGGACTTGGTTGTTGTTTGGGGTCATCTTGCTTGGCAGTGGGAAAGGCTGATGTGACAGGTATGGAATTTTTCCTCGTAGGTCTGAGAGTGATGTCAGTTGATGGCACTTTAGTTGTTGTCGAGGTATACTGAGAAATGTCATTGAGATTATGCAGATGAGGCACCAGCTCCAACCAGAGATTCACCTTATTGGCTCTGTAATGCTCTTTAACTCTTGGTTTTAATCCAATATGGAGATAAAGTTGGTCTTTCTGAGAGTATCTGGTCCACGCTACTTCTTCAAAGCGGTTGGGTTTGGTGTGGATGAACTTCGTGTCTTGAGGGACTGGTTGATTTGGGTcactaggaaagaaaaatgaaattatgagaACACAATGGTTTTTACACTTTTTCTCAGTCAAAACACTACCAGTTTAATGTCTAATTGAAGCAGTAACTCAGCAAGGCTTTAGATGGTGTCTTAGCATTAACTTGGAACAATTTACAAATTTAAATCTCATCACAGGCAAATTGGTAGATGGTTGACAACTTAAAGCAAATTACATTTTGGTTTAATTTTCTCAGAGATGggctactatcaactcaaagactttaaaaaaaattgtttcaataGTCATACAGGTATGGTTTGTCTCATAGACAAAAGAGATAGAATAGAAATGTGGAAGGACTCAGGATTTGGAACCGGCAGATGAAGATTTAAGTCCTGGTGCTACTACATACCAAACATATGTAGGTCTTAGAGCCTCAGATCTCTTCTAGGTAACATGGGATTAATAGTATCCAACTTGTCTACATTATAAGGGTAGTTAGAAGGATCAAAGAGCATTCAGTATAATGAAGTGGAAAACACTATGAAACAATATTTGTTACTACTGAAAATCAGTAATAGCAAGTCCTGTGCAattcaaaaaccaaaatattatgTAATTATTGAGTAACACAACATAGATAAAAGCCattctttgtttagctttgtatcttgtggtatttgggtttgaattcagcactCTATCTATCACTTTAGCTTCACCCCCACCCTGAAgcttttcttaataaacttttaCCAAGGAAGAATAATAAAGCAATTGCTGTTTGAAACACTACGATATAGAATTAATTATTCAGTAAAGCAAATTAGCATATCACTGGTATCAATCTACTAACTTATTtgggtatacatatatattattttaaaatactttaaacaatattttttaaaaagaatgatagcAACCTCTTTCCCTAGGTACATACCCAGTTTTAGCAAAATTTGTCCAATATGTCATTACAACTGCACTCAGCATCACATCATTTTTGGAGAAATTGCAAGGAAATAACTCTGTAGGACCAATCATGGGGATTCCCAACACATAGGGAACCTCATCTCCATGGGCTGCATCAGCCCAAGCTGGAACCTGATCTGTTTGGCAATGATGGTAAAAGGCATAGAAGTATGTAGGTGAACCAAAGTTTGAATGAAGATCTGCAGTGGCTACAGCTGGTGCCACCCACTGATGGTCCGTAAACAAAGCCAATAATGTCTTTCTTCTGGTTTCGGGGTTATGGCGGTCAGCCCAGTCAGTGTACATGAATTTAATGGTTTCTCTCAAAACATCTTTGCCTTCAGGATATCCATATAAAttatcaacaaaattggaaacagCAAAGTCAAAATCACTAGCTGATATACCATCATCACTATCTACtatattttcaacaaattttaaTCCTTCCCCTTGGTTAACCCCTaacattatatcatagttgagaaACTCTCCTTGTTCCATCAGTATCTGAGGGTCATCTGGTATTACGTCACCATCAATCACAGGTCCAAAGGCTATGTGGTATCGGGCTGGTTGAATATCTTGATCAACAAGTTCTTTGTAAGGCTTCTTCTGGAGGCATTCCACTAGCTCTACTGTATCTGAAACATTGCAACCAACTTTGGTGGCCAACATTCTAGCATACTTTGCAGGCTGGAAACTAACAGCCCAGCTGGAAAGAGCTGTTCCACTTTGAGCTATTGCTCGTTGAAAAAGTCCTatgggaaaaattaataaagagtTTCAGATGATTGTTGAAAGATGTGGTAACACAATAATAACCGGTATTTTAAACATGTATATAAAAACTCATGTACATctcaagaaacagaaagagacatttttgcctgagagaaagaataaaaggtcATTCCCAGGGTATAACGAATTAGAGAGGTGGACCTAAGTCTAAGTTTTCTACTTTGAATGGCACCTGCTTTAGGGATCAAGAGGTCTACATTCTACAGAGTCTCAAAGAGGCAATAAGGACTAAAGGAGAAGGTGTTTGTACTAGGGGTAAAagcttcaaatattttctttaatgaacatgtGAAATACTTATCACCACCAACTAGATGGggtcaatcctttcttttttgaCCTGTCAGACTCTGTGTATTGTCTATTTGAAATTGCCTTCTCTTTGACTGAATCTGTCTTCTTTCAAAATAACTGTGTATATTTGTTTGatctagattttttttgaaaaagaatggTTGAGGTCTCACACAACAATGGAGCTGGCAATTTATTAATACCCTGGGAATGGCCCTAAAGTCACACAAAACAGAGTATCACTTTAGACATACTCTTTCTTGAACTTCATGTCAGATATGATATGCTGAATATTCATCTTTCAGAGGAaggtaaaaatatttgaagtgtCTTCACTAGGCTAAAAACAACCATCAGCAGGAGGATTTAGTAGGGGAtgatttaaacttttccatgttGAATGTTGTACTGCtgtattttatcaaaaattatgAAACATACATGGTCCACTGCTTTTTACTTAATTGCATTTAGGAATTATAAATTATGGCTCCATATGCAGTTTGATAAGAACTGTATGTCATTCAAATTTACAAATGTACTTTGCTCATTAAggtattttctaataaaaatctcattttaaaaataatttagctattttcttttaaaattttaccattaTTACCAATTTCTAGATACAGC from Castor canadensis chromosome 5, mCasCan1.hap1v2, whole genome shotgun sequence encodes the following:
- the Nlgn1 gene encoding neuroligin-1 isoform X4 is translated as MALPRCMWSNYVWRAMMACLVHRGLGASLTLCLLGCLLQTAHVLSQKLDDLDPLVTTNFGKIRGIKKELNNEILGPVIQFLGVPYAAPPTGEHRFQPPEPPSPWSDIRNATQFAPVCPQNIIDGRLPEVMLPVWFTNNLDVVSSYVQDQSEDCLYLNIYVPTEDVKRISKECARKPGKKICRKGDIRDSGGPKPVMVYIHGGSYMEGTGNLYDGSVLASYGNVIVITVNYRLGVLGFLSTGDQAAKGNYGLLDLIQALRWTSENIGFFGGDPLRITVFGSGAGGSCVNLLTLSHYSEGNRWSNSTKGLFQRAIAQSGTALSSWAVSFQPAKYARMLATKVGCNVSDTVELVECLQKKPYKELVDQDIQPARYHIAFGPVIDGDVIPDDPQILMEQGEFLNYDIMLGVNQGEGLKFVENIVDSDDGISASDFDFAVSNFVDNLYGYPEGKDVLRETIKFMYTDWADRHNPETRRKTLLALFTDHQWVAPAVATADLHSNFGSPTYFYAFYHHCQTDQVPAWADAAHGDEVPYVLGIPMIGPTELFPCNFSKNDVMLSAVVMTYWTNFAKTGDPNQPVPQDTKFIHTKPNRFEEVAWTRYSQKDQLYLHIGLKPRVKEHYRANKVNLWLELVPHLHNLNDISQYTSTTTKVPSTDITLRPTRKNSIPVTSAFPTAKQDDPKQQPSPFSVDQRDYSTELSVTIAVGASLLFLNILAFAALYYKKDKRRHDVHRRCSPQRTTTNDLTHAQEEEIMSLQMKHTDLDHECESIHPHEVVLRTACPPDYTLAMRRSPDDVPLMTPNTITMIPNTIPGIQPLHTFNTFTGGQNNTLPHPHPHPHSHSTTRV
- the Nlgn1 gene encoding neuroligin-1 isoform X6, which codes for MALPRCMWSNYVWRAMMACLVHRGLGASLTLCLLGCLLQTAHVLSQKLDDLDPLVTTNFGKIRGIKKELNNEILGPVIQFLGVPYAAPPTGEHRFQPPEPPSPWSDIRNATQFAPVCPQNIIDGRLPEVMLPVWFTNNLDVVSSYVQDQSEDCLYLNIYVPTEDDIRDSGGPKPVMVYIHGGSYMEGTGNLYDGSVLASYGNVIVITVNYRLGVLGFLSTGDQAAKGNYGLLDLIQALRWTSENIGFFGGDPLRITVFGSGAGGSCVNLLTLSHYSEGNRWSNSTKGLFQRAIAQSGTALSSWAVSFQPAKYARMLATKVGCNVSDTVELVECLQKKPYKELVDQDIQPARYHIAFGPVIDGDVIPDDPQILMEQGEFLNYDIMLGVNQGEGLKFVENIVDSDDGISASDFDFAVSNFVDNLYGYPEGKDVLRETIKFMYTDWADRHNPETRRKTLLALFTDHQWVAPAVATADLHSNFGSPTYFYAFYHHCQTDQVPAWADAAHGDEVPYVLGIPMIGPTELFPCNFSKNDVMLSAVVMTYWTNFAKTGDPNQPVPQDTKFIHTKPNRFEEVAWTRYSQKDQLYLHIGLKPRVKEHYRANKVNLWLELVPHLHNLNDISQYTSTTTKVPSTDITLRPTRKNSIPVTSAFPTAKQDDPKQQPSPFSVDQRDYSTELSVTIAVGASLLFLNILAFAALYYKKDKRRHDVHRRCSPQRTTTNDLTHAQEEEIMSLQMKHTDLDHECESIHPHEVVLRTACPPDYTLAMRRSPDDVPLMTPNTITMIPNTIPGIQPLHTFNTFTGGQNNTLPHPHPHPHSHSTTRV
- the Nlgn1 gene encoding neuroligin-1 isoform X3, translated to MALPRCMWSNYVWRAMMACLVHRGLGASLTLCLLGCLLQTAHVLSQKLDDLDPLVTTNFGKIRGIKKELNNEILGPVIQFLGVPYAAPPTGEHRFQPPEPPSPWSDIRNATQFAPVCPQNIIDGRLPEVMLPVWFTNNLDVVSSYVQDQSEDCLYLNIYVPTEDGPLTKKQTDDLGDNDGAEDEDIRDSGGPKPVMVYIHGGSYMEGTGNLYDGSVLASYGNVIVITVNYRLGVLGFLSTGDQAAKGNYGLLDLIQALRWTSENIGFFGGDPLRITVFGSGAGGSCVNLLTLSHYSEGNRWSNSTKGLFQRAIAQSGTALSSWAVSFQPAKYARMLATKVGCNVSDTVELVECLQKKPYKELVDQDIQPARYHIAFGPVIDGDVIPDDPQILMEQGEFLNYDIMLGVNQGEGLKFVENIVDSDDGISASDFDFAVSNFVDNLYGYPEGKDVLRETIKFMYTDWADRHNPETRRKTLLALFTDHQWVAPAVATADLHSNFGSPTYFYAFYHHCQTDQVPAWADAAHGDEVPYVLGIPMIGPTELFPCNFSKNDVMLSAVVMTYWTNFAKTGDPNQPVPQDTKFIHTKPNRFEEVAWTRYSQKDQLYLHIGLKPRVKEHYRANKVNLWLELVPHLHNLNDISQYTSTTTKVPSTDITLRPTRKNSIPVTSAFPTAKQDDPKQQPSPFSVDQRDYSTELSVTIAVGASLLFLNILAFAALYYKKDKRRHDVHRRCSPQRTTTNDLTHAQEEEIMSLQMKHTDLDHECESIHPHEVVLRTACPPDYTLAMRRSPDDVPLMTPNTITMIPNTIPGIQPLHTFNTFTGGQNNTLPHPHPHPHSHSTTRV
- the Nlgn1 gene encoding neuroligin-1 isoform X1 produces the protein MALPRCMWSNYVWRAMMACLVHRGLGASLTLCLLGCLLQTAHVLSQKLDDLDPLVTTNFGKIRGIKKELNNEILGPVIQFLGVPYAAPPTGEHRFQPPEPPSPWSDIRNATQFAPVCPQNIIDGRLPEVMLPVWFTNNLDVVSSYVQDQSEDCLYLNIYVPTEDVKRISKECARKPGKKICRKGGPLTKKQTDDLGDNDGAEDEDIRDSGGPKPVMVYIHGGSYMEGTGNLYDGSVLASYGNVIVITVNYRLGVLGFLSTGDQAAKGNYGLLDLIQALRWTSENIGFFGGDPLRITVFGSGAGGSCVNLLTLSHYSEGNRWSNSTKGLFQRAIAQSGTALSSWAVSFQPAKYARMLATKVGCNVSDTVELVECLQKKPYKELVDQDIQPARYHIAFGPVIDGDVIPDDPQILMEQGEFLNYDIMLGVNQGEGLKFVENIVDSDDGISASDFDFAVSNFVDNLYGYPEGKDVLRETIKFMYTDWADRHNPETRRKTLLALFTDHQWVAPAVATADLHSNFGSPTYFYAFYHHCQTDQVPAWADAAHGDEVPYVLGIPMIGPTELFPCNFSKNDVMLSAVVMTYWTNFAKTGDPNQPVPQDTKFIHTKPNRFEEVAWTRYSQKDQLYLHIGLKPRVKEHYRANKVNLWLELVPHLHNLNDISQYTSTTTKVPSTDITLRPTRKNSIPVTSAFPTAKQDDPKQQPSPFSVDQRDYSTELSVTIAVGASLLFLNILAFAALYYKKDKRRHDVHRRCSPQRTTTNDLTHAQEEEIMSLQMKHTDLDHECESIHPHEVVLRTACPPDYTLAMRRSPDDVPLMTPNTITMIPNTIPGIQPLHTFNTFTGGQNNTLPHPHPHPHSHSTTRV
- the Nlgn1 gene encoding neuroligin-1 isoform X2, whose protein sequence is MALPRCMWSNYVWRAMMACLVHRGLGASLTLCLLGCLLQTAHVLSQKLDDLDPLVTTNFGKIRGIKKELNNEILGPVIQFLGVPYAAPPTGEHRFQPPEPPSPWSDIRNATQFAPVCPQNIIDGRLPEVMLPVWFTNNLDVVSSYVQDQSEDCLYLNIYVPTEDVKRISKECARKPGKKICRKGGPLTKKQTDDLGDNDGAEDEDIRDSGGPKPVMVYIHGGSYMEGTGNLYDGSVLASYGNVIVITVNYRLGVLGFLSTGDQAAKGNYGLLDLIQALRWTSENIGFFGGDPLRITVFGSGAGGSCVNLLTLSHYSEGLFQRAIAQSGTALSSWAVSFQPAKYARMLATKVGCNVSDTVELVECLQKKPYKELVDQDIQPARYHIAFGPVIDGDVIPDDPQILMEQGEFLNYDIMLGVNQGEGLKFVENIVDSDDGISASDFDFAVSNFVDNLYGYPEGKDVLRETIKFMYTDWADRHNPETRRKTLLALFTDHQWVAPAVATADLHSNFGSPTYFYAFYHHCQTDQVPAWADAAHGDEVPYVLGIPMIGPTELFPCNFSKNDVMLSAVVMTYWTNFAKTGDPNQPVPQDTKFIHTKPNRFEEVAWTRYSQKDQLYLHIGLKPRVKEHYRANKVNLWLELVPHLHNLNDISQYTSTTTKVPSTDITLRPTRKNSIPVTSAFPTAKQDDPKQQPSPFSVDQRDYSTELSVTIAVGASLLFLNILAFAALYYKKDKRRHDVHRRCSPQRTTTNDLTHAQEEEIMSLQMKHTDLDHECESIHPHEVVLRTACPPDYTLAMRRSPDDVPLMTPNTITMIPNTIPGIQPLHTFNTFTGGQNNTLPHPHPHPHSHSTTRV
- the Nlgn1 gene encoding neuroligin-1 isoform X5; the encoded protein is MALPRCMWSNYVWRAMMACLVHRGLGASLTLCLLGCLLQTAHVLSQKLDDLDPLVTTNFGKIRGIKKELNNEILGPVIQFLGVPYAAPPTGEHRFQPPEPPSPWSDIRNATQFAPVCPQNIIDGRLPEVMLPVWFTNNLDVVSSYVQDQSEDCLYLNIYVPTEDGPLTKKQTDDLGDNDGAEDEDIRDSGGPKPVMVYIHGGSYMEGTGNLYDGSVLASYGNVIVITVNYRLGVLGFLSTGDQAAKGNYGLLDLIQALRWTSENIGFFGGDPLRITVFGSGAGGSCVNLLTLSHYSEGLFQRAIAQSGTALSSWAVSFQPAKYARMLATKVGCNVSDTVELVECLQKKPYKELVDQDIQPARYHIAFGPVIDGDVIPDDPQILMEQGEFLNYDIMLGVNQGEGLKFVENIVDSDDGISASDFDFAVSNFVDNLYGYPEGKDVLRETIKFMYTDWADRHNPETRRKTLLALFTDHQWVAPAVATADLHSNFGSPTYFYAFYHHCQTDQVPAWADAAHGDEVPYVLGIPMIGPTELFPCNFSKNDVMLSAVVMTYWTNFAKTGDPNQPVPQDTKFIHTKPNRFEEVAWTRYSQKDQLYLHIGLKPRVKEHYRANKVNLWLELVPHLHNLNDISQYTSTTTKVPSTDITLRPTRKNSIPVTSAFPTAKQDDPKQQPSPFSVDQRDYSTELSVTIAVGASLLFLNILAFAALYYKKDKRRHDVHRRCSPQRTTTNDLTHAQEEEIMSLQMKHTDLDHECESIHPHEVVLRTACPPDYTLAMRRSPDDVPLMTPNTITMIPNTIPGIQPLHTFNTFTGGQNNTLPHPHPHPHSHSTTRV
- the Nlgn1 gene encoding neuroligin-1 isoform X7; amino-acid sequence: MALPRCMWSNYVWRAMMACLVHRGLGASLTLCLLGCLLQTAHVLSQKLDDLDPLVTTNFGKIRGIKKELNNEILGPVIQFLGVPYAAPPTGEHRFQPPEPPSPWSDIRNATQFAPVCPQNIIDGRLPEVMLPVWFTNNLDVVSSYVQDQSEDCLYLNIYVPTEDDIRDSGGPKPVMVYIHGGSYMEGTGNLYDGSVLASYGNVIVITVNYRLGVLGFLSTGDQAAKGNYGLLDLIQALRWTSENIGFFGGDPLRITVFGSGAGGSCVNLLTLSHYSEGLFQRAIAQSGTALSSWAVSFQPAKYARMLATKVGCNVSDTVELVECLQKKPYKELVDQDIQPARYHIAFGPVIDGDVIPDDPQILMEQGEFLNYDIMLGVNQGEGLKFVENIVDSDDGISASDFDFAVSNFVDNLYGYPEGKDVLRETIKFMYTDWADRHNPETRRKTLLALFTDHQWVAPAVATADLHSNFGSPTYFYAFYHHCQTDQVPAWADAAHGDEVPYVLGIPMIGPTELFPCNFSKNDVMLSAVVMTYWTNFAKTGDPNQPVPQDTKFIHTKPNRFEEVAWTRYSQKDQLYLHIGLKPRVKEHYRANKVNLWLELVPHLHNLNDISQYTSTTTKVPSTDITLRPTRKNSIPVTSAFPTAKQDDPKQQPSPFSVDQRDYSTELSVTIAVGASLLFLNILAFAALYYKKDKRRHDVHRRCSPQRTTTNDLTHAQEEEIMSLQMKHTDLDHECESIHPHEVVLRTACPPDYTLAMRRSPDDVPLMTPNTITMIPNTIPGIQPLHTFNTFTGGQNNTLPHPHPHPHSHSTTRV